The Apodemus sylvaticus chromosome 5, mApoSyl1.1, whole genome shotgun sequence genome has a segment encoding these proteins:
- the Rag2 gene encoding V(D)J recombination-activating protein 2 encodes MSLQMVTVGHNIALIQPGFSLMNFDGQVFFFGQKGWPKRSCPTGVFHFDIKQNHLKLKPAIFSKDSCYLPPLRYPATCSYKGNIDSDKHQYIIHGGKTPNNELSDKIYIMSVACKNNKKVTFRCTEKDLVGDVPEARYGHSIDVVYSRGKSMGVLFGGRSYMPSTQRTTEKWNSVADCLPHVFLVDFEFGCATSYILPELQDGLSFHVSIARNDTIYILGGHSLASNRRPANLYRIRVDLPLGTPAVNCTVLPGGISVSSAILTQTNNDEFVIVGGYQLENQKRMVCSIVSLGDNTIEISEMETPDWTPDIKHSKIWFGSNMGNGTVFLGIPGDNKQAMSEAFYFYMLRCSEDDVGEEQKTVSNSQTSTEDPGDSTPFEDSEEFCFSAEATSFDGDDEFDTYNEDDEDDESVTGYWITCCPTCDVDINTWVPFYSTELNKPAMIYCSHGDGHWVHAQCMDLEERTLIHLSEGSNKYYCNEHVQIARALQTPKRSLPLQKPPMKSLHKKGSGKVLTPAKKSFLRRLFD; translated from the coding sequence ATGTCCCTGCAGATGGTAACAGTGGGACATAACATAGCCTTAATTCAACCAGGTTTCTCACTGATGAACTTTGATGGCCAggttttcttctttggccaaaaaGGCTGGCCTAAGAGATCCTGTCCTACTGGAGTCTTTCATTTtgatataaaacaaaatcatctcAAACTGAAGCCTGCAATTTTCTCTAAAGATTCCTGCTACCTCCCACCTCTTCGTTACCCAGCTACTTGCTCATACAAAGGCAACATAGACTCTGACAAGCATCAATATATCATTCACGGAGGGAAAACACCAAACAATGAGCTTTCTGATAAGATTTATATCATGTCTGTCGCTTGCAAGAATAACAAAAAAGTTACTTTCCGTTGCACAGAGAAAGACTTAGTAGGAGATGTCCCTGAAGCCAGATACGGCCATTCCATTGATGTAGTATATAGTCGAGGAAAAAGCATgggtgttctctttggaggacgATCATATATGCCTTCTACCCAGAGAACCACAGAAAAATGGAATAGTGTAGCTGACTGTCTACCCCAtgttttcttggtagattttgaATTTGGGTGTGCTACATCATATATTCTTCCAGAACTTCAGGATGGGCTGTCATTTCATGTTTCTATTGCCAGAAATGATACCATTTATATTTTGGGAGGACACTCACTTGCCAGTAACAGACGCCCTGCCAACTTGTATAGAATAAGAGTAGATCTTCCCCTGGGTACCCCAGCAGTGAATTGCACAGTCTTGCCAGGAGGAATCTCTGTCTCCAGTGCAATCCTCACTCAAACAAATAATGATGAATTTGTTATTGTTGGTGGTTATCAGCTGGAAAATCAAAAAAGGATGGTCTGCAGCATTGTCTCTCTAGGGGACAACACAATTGAAATTAGTGAGATGGAGACCCCTGACTGGACCCCAGATATTAAGCATAGCAAAATATGGTTTGGAAGCAACATGGGAAATGGGACAGTTTTCCTTGGCATTCCAGGAGACAATAAGCAGGCTATGTCAGAAgcattttatttctatatgttGAGATGTTCTGAAGATGATGTGGGTGAAGAGCAGAAAACCGTCTCAAACAGTCAGACATCAACAGAAGATCCTGGGGACTCCACTCCCTTTGAAGACTCAGAGGAATTTTGTTTCAGTGCTGAAGCAACCAGTTTTGATGGTGATGATGAATTTGACACGTACAATGaagatgatgaggatgatgagtCTGTAACCGGCTACTGGATAACATGTTGCCCTACTTGTGATGTGGACATAAATACTTGGGTTCCATTCTATTCAACGGAGCTCAATAAACCTGCCATGATCTATTGCTCTCATGGGGATGGGCACTGGGTACATGCCCAGTGCATGGATCTGGAAGAACGCACACTCATCCACTTGTCAGAAGGAAGCAACAAGTATTATTGCAATGAGCATGTACAGATAGCAAGAGCATTACAAACTCCAAAAAGAAGCCTCCCCTTACAAAAACCTCCAATGAAATCCCTCCACAAAAAAGGCTCTGGGAAAGTCTTGACTCCTGCCAAGAAATCCTTTCTTAGAAGGTTGTTTGATTAG